One part of the Vogesella sp. LIG4 genome encodes these proteins:
- a CDS encoding DNA cytosine methyltransferase: MATRNMTAAAQQRGLSSRLPYHLQDFIVVENVPAFTRWKLYPAWRQALHALGYAIQPYILDAADHGVAQNRDRLYLVMTRSQHPIELRLPKHEHIGADSFIDFAAGNWSQIERPGRSPATLKRIAAGRARFGDRFLAPYYGTGSGETGRSLGRPIGTITTRDRWAIIDGDRMRMLTAQECRTAMGFPAGYILPEQHHLAVHMLGNAVCPPVMHDIINAIREAA; the protein is encoded by the coding sequence ATGGCAACCCGCAACATGACAGCAGCCGCGCAACAGCGTGGTCTGTCATCGCGGTTGCCATACCACCTGCAGGATTTCATCGTGGTGGAGAACGTTCCGGCATTCACGCGCTGGAAGCTGTATCCGGCATGGCGGCAAGCACTGCACGCGCTGGGCTATGCCATCCAGCCTTACATCTTAGACGCAGCCGACCACGGCGTGGCTCAAAACCGAGATCGCCTCTATCTGGTGATGACACGTAGCCAGCACCCGATTGAGCTGCGACTGCCAAAGCATGAGCACATCGGCGCCGACAGCTTCATTGACTTCGCCGCAGGCAATTGGAGCCAGATCGAGCGACCAGGGCGCAGCCCCGCAACCTTGAAACGAATTGCGGCAGGCCGGGCCCGCTTTGGTGATCGCTTCTTAGCTCCGTATTACGGCACCGGCTCCGGAGAAACTGGCCGCAGCCTAGGCCGCCCAATCGGCACGATCACGACGCGTGACCGGTGGGCCATCATCGATGGTGACCGTATGCGGATGCTCACTGCGCAGGAATGCCGGACAGCCATGGGGTTTCCAGCGGGCTACATCCTGCCGGAGCAACACCACCTCGCCGTTCACATGTTGGGGAATGCGGTATGTCCGCCGGTGATGCACGACATCATCAACGCAATCAGGGAGGCCGCATGA
- a CDS encoding acyltransferase family protein, whose translation MTTTEKTAKLDSFASGMSGSSTASRAAQHPIAYRPDIDGLRALAILSVLLYHAFPTFIRGGFIGVDIFFVISGYLITSIIFNKIQNNEFSFFDFYIRRIKRIYPALLLVLTFTTAFGWIILLPSEFSTLGKHVASSVFFVQNFTLYHESGYFNPQATLKPLLHIWSLGIEEQFYLIFPVILFSAKKSNRKLAWIIPTIAATSFLINIINVASHPEKTFFLPHTRFWELLTGSIVALIDKKTETQNIKKYSGLFSALGIALILTGVFTTKESDIFPGWLALIPVIGSALIIYAGPKSITNEKILSNKLIILVGLISYPLYLWHWPIISYLYILGNGTLSVESGFFAICISFALATATYYFIEKPVRSNKKQYKLLAYMAITSAILTTIGLAINFGKITPFVTTTPLRDVSYAINEWEYPQGLYTTKINNSEINKINGEKYTLFIGDSNMAQYSPRVVYLAKNKLTKKGAIFFTRSGCPPVSGAFEKKTEHCKTAFLDINVAIENPDVDTVVIGAAWVSYLGLSADFIYNNKIMNTPEGRKELFLQLEKQIKTIRSNGKKIFVLLNIPTGNELNPSNIINRNSLLKFNATRNSEMISKSDIYIKFPWLSELKRVATINGATVIDPLDYLCNQQTCSGTTPSGMAIYRDANHLRPTYVRKYIKYIDATMQ comes from the coding sequence ATGACTACAACAGAAAAGACAGCAAAGCTTGACAGTTTTGCGAGTGGAATGAGCGGGAGTAGTACAGCATCACGTGCTGCTCAGCACCCAATAGCATATCGCCCAGACATTGATGGTCTTCGCGCCTTAGCAATTTTGTCTGTACTCCTATATCATGCATTCCCCACATTTATTCGAGGGGGATTTATAGGGGTTGATATATTTTTTGTTATATCTGGTTATTTAATAACTAGCATTATATTTAATAAAATTCAAAATAATGAGTTTTCTTTTTTTGACTTCTACATAAGGCGAATAAAAAGAATATATCCAGCATTACTACTTGTATTGACTTTCACAACGGCATTTGGCTGGATTATCCTATTGCCATCAGAATTTTCCACCCTTGGGAAACATGTTGCGAGCAGTGTGTTCTTCGTACAAAACTTCACTCTATATCACGAATCTGGGTACTTCAATCCGCAAGCCACCCTAAAACCTCTTTTGCACATCTGGTCGCTAGGGATAGAAGAACAGTTTTACTTGATATTTCCTGTAATACTTTTTTCCGCAAAAAAATCAAACAGGAAATTGGCATGGATAATACCAACAATTGCGGCAACATCATTTTTGATTAATATCATTAATGTAGCAAGCCATCCAGAAAAAACATTCTTCCTTCCGCACACACGATTCTGGGAGCTGCTTACCGGTTCAATCGTTGCATTAATTGACAAAAAAACAGAAACGCAAAACATTAAGAAATATAGCGGGCTTTTTTCAGCGCTCGGCATTGCACTAATACTGACAGGTGTCTTCACAACAAAAGAAAGCGACATCTTCCCTGGCTGGCTTGCATTGATTCCAGTCATTGGCAGCGCCCTCATAATTTACGCCGGGCCGAAGTCAATCACAAACGAAAAAATCCTATCAAACAAGCTGATAATTTTGGTTGGACTGATAAGTTATCCACTTTACCTTTGGCACTGGCCAATAATATCCTACTTATATATACTGGGCAATGGCACGCTAAGCGTAGAAAGTGGTTTTTTTGCAATCTGCATAAGCTTTGCATTAGCCACAGCAACATATTATTTTATTGAAAAGCCAGTCCGCTCAAACAAAAAACAATATAAGTTATTAGCTTATATGGCAATTACGTCAGCAATATTGACCACCATTGGTTTAGCCATCAATTTTGGAAAAATAACTCCATTTGTCACCACAACACCTCTCCGAGATGTTTCTTACGCAATCAACGAGTGGGAGTATCCACAAGGTCTTTATACCACAAAGATCAACAATAGCGAGATAAATAAAATAAACGGGGAGAAATATACATTATTTATTGGCGACAGCAACATGGCCCAGTACTCCCCTCGGGTTGTTTATTTAGCGAAAAATAAACTAACAAAAAAGGGAGCCATTTTCTTCACAAGAAGCGGCTGCCCCCCAGTAAGTGGAGCGTTCGAAAAAAAAACCGAGCACTGCAAAACAGCCTTTTTAGACATCAATGTCGCAATAGAAAACCCAGATGTTGACACGGTAGTAATAGGGGCGGCGTGGGTCTCATATCTAGGCTTGTCCGCCGATTTTATATACAACAACAAAATAATGAACACTCCGGAGGGCAGAAAAGAACTATTCCTCCAATTAGAAAAACAAATAAAAACCATAAGATCAAATGGGAAAAAAATTTTTGTTTTGCTTAACATTCCGACTGGCAATGAACTAAATCCATCAAATATCATTAATAGAAATTCGCTTTTAAAATTCAATGCAACCAGAAATTCAGAAATGATTTCAAAATCAGATATTTACATAAAATTTCCATGGCTATCCGAGCTAAAGCGGGTTGCCACAATAAACGGCGCAACGGTAATTGACCCTTTAGATTATCTATGCAATCAACAAACATGCAGTGGCACAACACCTTCCGGAATGGCTATTTATAGAGACGCCAATCATTTGAGGCCAACATATGTGCGAAAATATATAAAATACATAGACGCCACAATGCAGTAA